From Saccharomycodes ludwigii strain NBRC 1722 chromosome IV, whole genome shotgun sequence, one genomic window encodes:
- the LSB6 gene encoding 1-phosphatidylinositol 4-kinase LSB6 (similar to Saccharomyces cerevisiae YJL100W | LSB6 | Las Seventeen Binding protein): MNSLLTKNNNLIEQQPLINSTENTLDSKNTTNFRYIVSECIDTINVYHIQPVRIQQGSSGSYFVYGRDLTQTDSATKYKILGVFKPKDEEPYGPLSPKWTKWLHRTFFPCFFGRSCLIPNLGYICESAASLLDRRLEVGIVPYTDTVILESSNFYSGGASSNSPGRADGGIFSCFFRNKTSQVQRKLGSFQLFVNGYVGADKFFQEYPLPGMYLNKDSRFTATPTYKRNNNIGSKLWTMKNGSILLKFRLELEKLIILDYMMRNTDRGFDNWMIKLIMDEDSGEPVDIKIAAIDNGLAFPWKHPDEWRSFPYGWLYLPINILSLPFHNKTKTHFLSKLCDTKWWEDSFQSFTELFSRDSEFKIRLWLKQWSVIKGQAFNIVETLKNKDQGPLELVRRTRCVIIDEHMDIDIMDSEFFNNNNSTYGGGIINIPNLIYNEEQVQQQHVLSSPMNLYSLPSSSIGVDYMNENWRHLLDGDIDEETWAQNIEAEQQQQCYTSADGELEEEEEEGAYQTPEEDLNLDQEVADIYDQDLENAAFNTNDDTCALGIDDLAEACINNNNNNNNNNNNNNNSNNNNNNNNNSLRKSANIDRPLFLSPNSKRQPLHNANNYSSITVKNNKQQKPKKIREIVIIERLRLITAKPPVFTWW, from the coding sequence ATGAATTCGCTACTtacaaaaaacaacaatttaaTAGAGCAACAGCCATTAATAAACAGCACTGAAAACACACTAGACAGCAAAAATACCACAAATTTTAGATATATTGTGTCTGAATGTATTGACACCATTAATGTATACCACATTCAACCGGTTAGAATACAACAAGGCTCTAGTGGTTCTTATTTTGTCTATGGCAGAGATTTAACACAGACAGACAGTGCAActaaatacaaaatattaGGTGTTTTCAAACCCAAGGACGAAGAACCATATGGTCCGTTATCTCCTAAATGGACAAAATGGTTGCACAGAACTTTTTTCCCCTGTTTTTTCGGAAGAAGTTGTTTAATACCAAACTTGGGTTATATATGTGAAAGTGCTGCCAGTTTGCTAGACCGAAGGCTAGAAGTTGGTATTGTTCCATATACAGATACTGTTATTTTGGAAAGCTCCAATTTCTATAGCGGCGGTGCTAGTAGTAACAGTCCTGGTCGTGCAGATGGAGGTATATTTTCATGCTTTTTTCGCAATAAAACATCCCAAGTTCAAAGGAAATTAGGCTCATTTCAATTATTTGTAAACGGGTACGTTGGTGCGgacaaattttttcaagaaTACCCACTACCAGGCATGTACCTCAATAAAGATAGTCGTTTCACTGCAACACCTACTTATAAacgtaataataatataggGTCTAAATTATGGACGATGAAGAATGGATCAATATTGTTGAAATTTAGGCTTGAGTTGGAAAAATTGATTATATTGGACTATATGATGAGAAACACAGATCGTGGATTTGATAACTGGATGATTAAACTAATTATGGACGAAGATAGCGGCGAACCAGTAGATATTAAGATTGCAGCTATAGACAATGGATTGGCTTTCCCCTGGAAACATCCAGATGAATGGCGATCCTTTCCGTATGGTTGGTTATATTTGcctataaatatattaagtTTACCGTTTCATAACAAAACAAAGACTCATTTTTTATCGAAGTTGTGTGATACTAAATGGTGGGAAGATTCATTCCAAAGTTTTACTGAATTATTTAGTAGGGATTCTGAGTTTAAAATAAGATTATGGCTAAAACAATGGAGTGTTATAAAGGGTCAGGCATTTAATATTGTGgaaactttgaaaaataaagacCAAGGCCCCTTGGAATTAGTTAGACGAACAAGGTGCGTTATTATTGATGAGCATATGGACATTGATATTATGGATTctgaattttttaataataacaacagcaCATATGGCggtggtattattaatattccTAACTTAATATATAACGAGGAACAagtacaacaacaacatgtTTTATCATCACCAATGAACCTTTACTCTTTACCTTCGTCATCAATTGGTGTGGACTATATGAACGAGAATTGGAGACATTTGTTAGATGGAGATATAGATGAGGAAACATGGGCACAGAATATAGAAGCAgagcaacaacagcaatgTTACACTAGCGCTGACGGAGAGttggaagaggaagaggaggAGGGTGCGTATCAAACACCAGAAgaagatttaaatttagACCAAGAGGTCGCAGATATATATGACCAAGACCTTGAAAACGCTGCTTTTAATACGAATGACGATACATGTGCTCTAGGTATAGATGATTTAGCTGAAGCTtgcattaataataataataataataataataataataataataataataacagtaataataacaataataataataataatagtttgCGTAAAAGTGCTAATATTGATAgaccattatttttatcaccAAACAGTAAACGACAACCACTTCACAACGCAAATAACTATTCGAGTATTACAgtgaaaaacaacaaacaGCAGAaaccaaagaaaattagagaaatcgttattattgaaaGGTTAAGGTTAATTACAGCTAAGCCACCAGTTTTCACATGGTGGTAA